The window GAAGTGGGGGACCTTTGCACTTTGTAACCCATGATATCACAGTGCTACTCTAAAAGAAATATTACCCAAGGCACTTTGGCATCCAGTGTAAATCCCTTTCCCCCTCAACCATTCCAGCTCACATTCTGCAAGGACAAAGATCTACTTACTTTGCACACAGAATTTGCTATACCAAGTGTAAAGTTTACAGCCAGACTGATATGATATGTGACAGCTTGTTAAGTTCAGTGATGATTTATTATCAGTTGAGGATTTGGCCAACAGTGTTTGTTCTGCAAGCTGGATGACTCTAACACATCATTTAAACACCAACTAATTCCTTCATTACAGAATTGTACCCATCCTGCTTTCTACAAAGTCATGTTTCTATCAAGACATAGCCCATTTACGTGAGGGTAGAAACAAAACCTCAGAAAGGACCCCTACATCACTGCAAAGAATCGCCCTTTTTTTGCAGGCGTTGTATCATGCAACGCTTCTCATAAACAATCTGAGCACCAAAAAAAGCACACACCTTATTGAAAGGCTGGTTTTAATCCTGATGGAGGCAATATTCTCTATTCtgatttccagcctaaatttgTTGtactacctttttttatttttactacatTTTGAGCTGCTGAATTTCAGCACATATCTACCATTCTACTCATCAAGGTTACCCGGTTCTTTTTGTGTGACATTTCCATTCTTTATATTAATGCTATACTCTTCTGGCTTTCAACAAATTTCCTCACAAACTCCTAATACAAATGCCAATGCCATTACTAAAATCATTAAACAGAATTACCGTAAAAATCATCTGCTGAGAAACATTAGCAAGCTACCTTCAAGCTGACACCTCCTTTTAAcactgccttttgctttctctccttaaTTCAGTTCTTTATCCATCATGTTTCCCTCCAGTTGCCCTTCTATTCTTCAGCTTAATTTATGATTTTCAGGGGGACACTGTTTCAAACTGCATCTCTAACTAGCTGAGCTGTAACATCTTTACTTTGCCTTCAAAATCAGCTGTCTCGAATGACTGTGTGAAAGGATACTGGAGAAAGCTAAAGAGACTGAAAAGATCATAGTAAAACTAAAAACTAGGAACTGGGAACTGCAATGGTATATTCCACCTTGAGTGGGAATACTGAAACCTTGGGTTCATTATTAAGTTCTGTCAGTGTGCTCACCTCTCTGCAACAGATGAAGTCATATTCAACTTTGCAatctaaaaaaaatccagccatgCTGCAGGCACTTCATCCTGGAAAACCAGAGTTTACAATGACAAAGTGTAttttttctggctgtgttttAAGGTTGCTATTTCAGCCTGTGTGAGACAGCAGGAAAGACATTTTTACTGCAAATGACATAGTCATGGTGgcagaaaagaaatgtgtttaaaggagaacaaaagaaGAACTTGAGTATGATGAAGAAAGGAATTtctgaggacaggaaaaaagCCTACATAGAATGAAATGGGAATAGGAGATATTTTCAAGAAATAATGACGAGTATGGATAAAAGAGTGTGAATGGGAAACTAACAATAAAGGTATGTCTCTTATTGTGTTCTTTTAAAGATATGTCCACGCTGATAAAGCTGTCATCCCAACTTCAAGAAACAGTCACATGAGCTCAGGCCAGCTAGTTCATGTATTTCTATAATGAAAATCAGAGTAGTCTAACTGCTTACTACTTACTCAACACACAGGGTTGGTTTTCAGCCTACACTCTATCCTGTGCTGTTGTGGCTACGTTTTCAGAGTCACAAAGCCACCATCTATAAAATTATGTCAGTACTTTAGCAATCCCTACCGTAGTACAAAGCACTTCTATTTGTTTATCTTTCACTTCATTGCAGACAAGCCTTGCTAAGTGTCACAGGCACTCTGTGGCAGTAGAAGGGGAGAACAGATGCAGAGCTCAGCCTGTTGTATGTGGCCTCTTCCAAGCGTCCGGTACGGCCTTTTTGATTACGACTTGGTATGACTCATATAATATATTCATTCCAAGATACAGTTAGTCATTTACTTGTGGTATGTTCATTGTTTCAGTTCATTACACCTCTAAGTTTAATACATCACAATCTGCAGTGTGTTGGCGGGGGAGGTGTGCCAAAACGCTGTGGTAGATTGTTACTGTAAGAAATAAAGACACGATAGGATTATATCTGAGAAAGTAAAGCAGTCCCTTTACAGTGTGAAAAACTCTATAACAACTAAATTTCTGAAGAGGCTGTCATGGAACCTGAGTCATTTGGGGGGCAAGAAAAACTACTACTGTGAGTTAAAACCTGCTATAAAGAATAACAGAGGCTGTAAATCTTTCCTATTTGAAAGCAATCACAAGCACTTTCAAGCTGTGTAGCTGTCTCTGATTTTGCAGTGATTCCCCTGAAAATTTTAGTGGCTTCACAATcaaattttcctgtttttaaaatctttctttttccttttactgtgaGAAAGACTCTGAGAAACAGGAGAAATGACTAAATAAGTGACGCTGTAAAGGAACTGGTGCAACTAGTTATCCATGAGAGCTGTCAGACACACTACAtaaaccactaaaaaaaaacagagcaaagtcTTCCCCCCAGTCTTTTTCAATTACAGTAATCTTAGCATGACAACAGTAACCAGTGAACTCCTCAACTGagtttgttttttcctgagaGAGGTTATGTCCATTTTCAAACATAAAAGTGGAATCTGTCAGTGCATTGGAATGTGCACTCAATGCACTCGTTTAGAGCTTGAGAACCTCCTCAGACATGGATTAAAATCTTCTTCAACAGTCAAGGAGAGACAGTGAGGGATGGCATAATATTATTGGTGTTATAATCAGATGAACTTCAGAGGCTGGAGTCAAATTGGAGGACCTCAGTGTAAAGGCCTCCTACCCTGCCCACCTGTTAAATGAGTCTCCAAGGTGAAACCTGCTCATGATGGATTTGCATCCACAACCCAAATAGGATGGTTCAGCCCAGATCTGTACAGAACTCCCAGAGCCTGACTCGCCGATTTTCTACATCAGTGTGACAGACCGCATGTAATCTTGGGCTCCTGAGCTCTGCTCCTTCTGGCTAACAGAAATTGCCATTTTCCAGGGTCCACTCATTTGTGAAGAATAAGACTGAAAATTTATTTACCATAAATGTGTAGATACACAATCCTTCATTTCATCTCTCTTGTGTGCAATGAAATAGTTAACACTACTGACATTTAATTATTGTCCGATGGTTATCACTTCACTGAGATGAGCTTGGTAGCTCACACCTTTTCAAATTTCTTGTTCTCTGCAGGCCCACAGAGACTGAGGCCTTTGCTGCACTGGTTATCCCCCTTTTCAGCTACAGCAAGCTGTCAGTTCAGCTCAGCTATAACACAGGATTTCACCTTGAGAGAAGTAGCAGTGCAACATACTGGCTTGTTACCGAGCCTTAGTTTGAATTGATAAATGCTGATGTGTATGGCATATAGACCCTAATGTACTGGTCATAAACCAATCAGCTATCACAGAGGAAACTTTAGCAACTGACTTTAGCCATTTTACAGTATGAAAGCACCATTCCAGAAAACAGTGGTGCAGTGACGGGTCTGAACTAAAACACTTGCAGCAGTGAACCTTTCCTCTTCAACAGAGTGGACTACTTTTGTCTGTTTAGCTCTCCTGCAGAGCAGACACACACCCTTTAGGTTTAGTGAAATtcctggagggaaggggagattGTGTCTTCCTTCAGAGCTGTGGAGTACATACCCAAGAGtgcaggctggggcaggcagcataAGGAGGGCAAAGCAAGCAGATGGGGAGACCCTGGCAAAGGGCTTGGTTGGAGCAGACCCACAAGAAGTTATGGAAGTGATGGCAAAAGGAGCTCAGAAGAGATCATGTGGAATCTGTGCAGCCTGACAAGACACCGAAAGCTGGTGGAGTAGAAGAGAGGACTGGGGGAAAGAACCTGTTCTGTAGGGGCACAGAAAGCAGGGGAGAtttattttcaggctttttttttttttcatgagtataGCTAGTAATTCTGTGTTCCCTAAAGAGCTATCATTTTCTAGCATATTGGTTTATGTTCTAATAAAACCTACTTTTAAAGACTAGATGGCTTTTGGTATGCTTACTAGAAAGAGAAAGCAGGGCATGAGGTCCTATCAACATCTCCAAATTGAAGGAAATGCTATGGCTGACCAGGAAGGACAGGATAGGGATGAggatattttctatttaaagaacTGCCTTTGTGCTGGTGGATCCCATAGCTATTTACAGATTAATTCCTGATAATATACGTTTTGGACTGCTTTTAAATAAAGCTAAATCTGTGGTAAAAAACAGCAAGTATTGACATTTCTTTAGACTATATTTTAgattgaaacagaaagaaaggcaAATCCTCTTTTCATCAGAAACTGTTATGAAAATGGCTGACACTATTCTTTATGGTGTGGAAGCTTCTCATCAAGTATTACCCAGGCCCAGTCCTATTTCGCTTGCGAGTGACAAGATTTTAGCTCACACAGGTCAAAACCGTAAATTATCTGAATTTGGTACTATGCTATGTGGTAAAATGAAGCAGAGCTCTCTTTTTGCATATGCTTTCTTGGGAGAATTAGCAAGCATGCTGGAAGATTTCTGCACCATGTGATTGTGTTGAGTGAGCACCTATAGAAATGGAAGCACTATAACCATCCACATGGCTGACAAGCAGGGCTAATGAACAAAAGGCCAGCAGAAATATCAGCCTGGCTATGCTGGTTTTGGCACTCAGTGTAGAAGGTATCCACAGGACTCTGCCATCACAACATGCTTCCATGCCACACTGAACTGGAAGAGGATCAAAATAGGTGCAGGCTCTGCAGTTACGCCTTGGTCCCttaccttcttttttctttctccgcCTTCAACACAAAGACAGTCAGACTTTTAGACAGTTCTTGGGAGAACGCTAACAGGCTAACACGGTATTATATAGGATAAAACCTCCTCGTAATATTatatgtctgttctacagagacAAAAACATATTCCCTGTTCTACCTTAAGAGGAGGTCTTCAAAGTCATTTCAGAAATACAAATTAACCAAACCTTTCAGGATTTTTGGCATACGCATTCTTCTGTAAAAGAAGTCTAAAGATCATGTTTCTAGCAGCATGCAtgagaaaagaagcaaagcaaggaagaaagTATACAATTCATAGTTACGCTAATGCCACTTACCTGCACTCTAGCAAAGAAAGAGGACAGTAAAGTGAAAgtagtttaattttattatgtttaTAAGGCCTCTTTACAATAGTAGCAAGGTGTATGTAAGGATACGACAAACAAGAAGATTTTTTACTAATTAATCTACCATCTGGGAAAAAAACTCCTGCCTTGCTAAAAGCCTTCTAAATTAACAAGAAGATACAGGGAAATTCAGAATCCTTCTACAAATTTATTGTAATTATACTTAAATACTAAAATTATACTTAAACGTGATTCAGCAGATTTTAAGCTGACTGATGTGGCTTATCATTTGAAGTGAATGGTACCTGATTCATTCAGGGGAGAATATGACAGAAAGGCATAGCAGAAAGCACCACTTTCACTCCCTCTTTCTGTACAGTCTTGAAGTACACAAGACATTATGTTGGGGAACTTGCACATTGCAATAGGCTGCTTAGGAGATGCAGAGTTGAAAGACAAGTAAAATGATACTGCTTTAATATGTAAATGAAAGTGTACACAGTTAAATATGCACATTGTCATTCCTGCTCAACATTTGCAAACATTATCCAAGGAAACCCCAGCCCCAACAGACAGGGTGGTTTGAATGCTTAGGTTTGCTTAGTCATTTCCAGATGAGGTCAGCCATACTGATGACATGAGCTCTGAGGCTCTAGGCAGTGTTAAACTGGGAGAGGAAACACTTTGTTCTCCAATTTTCAGAGACATTTATAGAACTTTCATCCAGAAACCATCATGAGACAAAAGGCTTTTTTCAGTTCCTCCCCTGGTAAAATCATCTGAGTTTaaaccccccaccaccaccacattttCTTGAAATGCCATTAAGCAGAAagaatttgtcatttaaaaacatttccagtgTAATAATGTATCACAGAACACTGCTGACAATTGAATTAAGGAAACAAGCATTTGTGGGGCTGGTGGGTAATTTGTGTATCAGAAAATGGTGTGAATAGATAGCgcctttcttcttcagctgtgCTTGGAAACATTAATTGATGAATCCTGGCAGTACTGAGCAGCAGGAAGTTAagtattatttcctttatttaataaaaatgggAAGTGGATGGCTTCAGTGAAATACTATCCCAACCTAATTTTCCTCTTCTACCAGAAGAAAAACCTTATTTGAATTACACTCTGATTTCCATGTTATACAGCTAGAGTAACTAATACATTACAGCACTGTATGGTGTAGTGTAGCGTGGGGCAATATTGCAGCTACACCTCCTATCAATCTGCAGGAGCTAGGCCTAGTTTTGGAAATGTCTTCACCCAAAGGATACTTAATCatcaaaatgaaaaggcaaaaaccTTTACAGGAATCTTTAAGTAGTTAAAATGGAGTGAACTGTGTTTCTCTTGCAAGTTAGAAATCATTTCTCAAGAACACAGTTAAACAGCAGGAAAACTGGTTGAGCTGGAATGGTTTATTCACCTAGATTCCAGAAGATAATGAGATTTCAGGTGATATTAAGGTAAAACCAACTGTAGTTTTCTCAAAGAGGCTAATAGTAATGGTTTGCCTAATAATTTGATGTTGATGCTCATTAAGACCATTTCTTATAGTGTTGTGAATGGTCGGGAACTGGGCTTCACATTGTGCCAGCCAGCAGAGGTAAGAGAATTCCAGCTCTGTGGGGGAGATAGAGAAACACAACAAAGTCAAGTCTGGTACCTCTGAGGAAGACTTTGACAGAGGTTTGATTAATCACGCAAAACTTAGGTCTTCTAATTCTTTGCATATTCCAGCTGAACTTTCAATTGCCTCTCTAGTATATCTGCTTGAAAGGTTTGGGCAGGGTTTTAATGTATTTGGAATAATTTGGGAAAAACTCATTTGTCAGTACAAATCAGGTTTGTTAACTTTTGTTGTCCTTCCAGATTAATGCATGGTTTGAGAGTAGTACTCTGATTTTCTCCTCACACACAGCTCTCAGAATGCCACTAAAATCATTATTCAGCCCAAGGAAAGAGCAACTTGGGGTTCCACCAGAGACACAGAGCACTCAGAGATCAGTGGTTTACAGTCCAAAAGTGTAATGGTCACCTATTGAAAGAGGAAACGAGTGAGGTGGTAAATGGAGGCTGGCTTGGACTACAGCTATGGGTATTATTAACTCATTAATTGTGGCACCTAGGAGATTTTGAAAAAGACAGGTTATCCGTAACAGGTCGTCTTCAGGTGgatatttatacatacacatacattgtggatttggggggttgtttgcttttaatttcagcaAGACCCAGAGGACACAAAAGTCCCATTCCCTCACCTACTCTTCACGCTGGTTTACAACCTGTGCCTCAGACTCTTGTTTTCTCTCAGTCTCAAAAGTGCCTCACAAAGGAGGGTGGGCTGCATATGTAAGTGTAGGCGACACTAATGCACATATAAGCAATTCATCTTGAAGAACAGTTACAGGTAACCTTTCTTTCATCTCTGAGTGCTTGCCCACATATACCTTTACTGTGAACAAAACCTGTCACAGAATACTTTATTAAGGAAAAGGTCCCAATTTGACTagttgaaacaaagcaaaagaaccaACTGTCGCAAAGGTGGCATCATGTTGAGAGACTTCAATGGTCAAAGCAATAGTGAAATGAATCTTGGGTTAGAAACTTCACCCCTTGCATGTGTCAGCTGAAGACACAGGCAGATGAGGGGTACCAAATCTGGTTAATATAAAGAGTGCAAACACGACTTACATTCAATATGTGCAAAAAAAATCGGCCCTGAAAGcttgtggaaaaagaaaacctggGCAAATTAGTTTCTTGGCTAAGAAGAAATTCAGGGacacataaaaacaaacaaccaaaaaaacccccaaaaaatgCAATCCTGAGGGTGTAACTTGTCTTGAACAAACACAGCACACAGAGGAGCCATAATAGTGGTCTGGCTCTCTGCCCTTCAATGGCCAATATGGTAACTTTcaaaaaggacaaaaggaataGGTCCAAGTTTATCCATGCAGAAATCTAGCTTCAAGTACATAGTTCATGGATCATGAAAAGATAAAGAGAGGAGGTATTGTGCCTGACTCCAAGCAAGAGTCATCTTTTAAAACCCAAAAGAAAAGTCACTgtcatagaaagaaagaaagaaaggaaaaaaaacccaaacatgtttccaagcaaatgcaaaacagaattcAAGAACAAGACATACTCACTATCAGAGAGTCAACACAGTTGATACATCAACTGAATAAAGTTTCTCTGCAATCTTAGCCTCGCAAGCAAGAGGCCCAGGGATTTGAGCATATTTTACACCTTCATAGCTGCATGCCTGGCATAAAGATGGGTAGGACTTACATTCATGTCCTGTAGGGACTACTGCAGTAAAAGAAGTACAATCACAGTGTGAATGCATATGTACACATTGTGTACACTCGTAGTGTGAACATATGTGTTCACAAagattcagaaaatgaaaagacaCCCCTAAAACATAAGGCAAAAACCTGTCCTCCTCCACAAAGCTCCAGCATTGTTATTTGCATTGTGGTAATGTCTGAGAGGTGTAGACAAGGCCTTTGCCCATGGTGTTGGATTTTGTATGAATGCAGAAATAAAAGTTGTTAACTTTGTTGGTAGCAACAGTTCCAGAGAAAAGTCATTATCATGTGGCCAAACCCAACAGTCAAATTTCTATCATTTCAGCCGGTAAATGGTAACAGCCCTGTGAGCAACCCACTGGAGGATTTGCCAATAGAAGCACACTATTCAGATGATGCTTAAGACAATAGGCAGGAGTAGGGTCTTCCTCCAATATCTGTCTTATCCACTAAGATGAGCCCCAGTGGGAAATTTGTTGTGAGTATTGAGGGGGTAGGCTGTGACAGGCCACTGGCTCCATAATCCACAGCTGTAATACAAGAGGACAGGCAATTTGCAGATGAGCACAGACAGGGCCTCACGCTGGCGTGTAACAGTGCAGACGTTTCTCTGTGAAGCACAGACCAGAACTCCAGGGCTATGAGTGACATCCCTGGGCACCTTCTGACACatccttcttctttctctccttcagggAACAACAGAGTGTCAGCGACAGTAGGAAACAGATGTGTGCTCACCTGCCCTTCCAAATCAAATATAACTATGGTAACATGGAAAATAAGCCCCAAGGTTGGAGGCCCCTGCACCTTGGGCTACAGGGCTGATCAGAACAAGACAGACAGAACAAACTGCAGTGACAGTATGAACTGGAAATTCAGACCAGATCGGGATCCTGCCCTTGAGATACGGCAAGTAGGAATAGACCATGAGGGAAACTACACCTGCGAAGTAGTAGGAACAGAAGGGAATTTCCACAAGACGTACCACCTGACCGTGCTAGGTAAGGGACTCCTTCCTCATTTTACAGTTCTCCAAAGGACCACATCTGGGCTTGGACATACAAAGCTCCTCGCCCCATGCACCGGAGGAAGTATGCAGAAAGAAGAGGAGCTTTCTTGCTGGGATAAACTGTCATGCATTTCATTGATAGTAGCTccatttctcccttctctcttctccttaTTTCCCCAAactcttctccctgctgctgcccccttTTCCACTGTCTAGTTAGAAACAACAGGTGTGAAGCAAATTCCAATATACCAACAGAGGATTCTGCATGTGCTTCTGGTTATCCTGTAGAATTAATCATTAATACCCTAATTTAAGAGAACTAAAGCATGTGAGAGTAACACTTCCAAGCGTTGAGATACTCTATCAAACATGGGATGTTCTTATCCAGACAGTAGGAATGGACCCATTTCCTCTTACGCTGGCATTCCAATACATTTTAAACCATGTGTGTGATGGCTGCTTAGGACAAAAGCCTAATTCAGCCCTGTATTTGGGATCATTCCCTACTGCCATCTCCAGGGAAATCTCCTCTAATGGTACACGGCTGTGGTAACTCACCTGAATGGGGGAGAGTtgtccaaaaggaaaaaaagaggcatgATCTTTGTCTCTTGTGTCTCTCGCCCATGCCGCTGTAACGGGACGGCACCCCCAACCTTATTCTCTTCTTTTCACTGTGTTCATTCTGGGTAGAGAACAAAAACATCCTATCCCAACGGTGGCCGACTAACTCCATGCATGTCCCCTTCCCGACGCTTTGCAGTGCCCCCGAGGCTGACCATGTACTGTGATGACCACGGGAACCCCGTGTGCAAGGCAGTGGCGGGGAAGCCGGCTGCCCAGATCTTGTGGGTCCTAGAGAGCAACTCCACGCCCAAGGAAGAAGGCCATGACAACGGGACAGTGACTGTTCTCAGCACGTTCACTGCATACAGCACCAACGTGACTAATACAACTTGCATTGTGTCCCACGAAGCTGGGAACCAGAGCATGACCATAGCCTGTCATCCCCCAGGTAAGCTTCCCTTTGTACATTCAGCATTCAAAATCCTGGTTAGCCTGCTGTGCACACTGGTGTTCCTTCTATGAAGGAAAATCTATAAAAGCTAGAGAAACCTTCAGTGAAGTCATATATAGACAAGAGTACCACCCCCAACTACCTTTGCCCAGAAACATCACCAGCTTGTTTGTGTTCTAGACACTATTTCCTAATGGTTTCTTCCCTAAGAGGGATAAACATAAGTGTGGTAGTATTCTTTTCATAGTGGAAACGTTGTTGGAAACAGAGACAAAGCAGCCATGATCTTAGCATTGAAATAATCACTTGGAAGCAGAAcatcaggaaaattattttagatgCAGATGTAAGTCTCTTGCTCAGAGCATggtaagagagagaaagagaactaACTCTTGTGTggccagcagaaaacaaataaatcactTAATTCTGAGTTGTGAATGTCTGACACTGTATgaaatttgttttctggtttttggtttttttgttgccttTGAGAACTACACATGAGTTGCAGTACTGAGATATGCTGAGTCCCTGAGGGGAGCTCAGGTATGGCTTAGTGAAAAAATATCATGAGTGTCCACTGTGGGATTTGTGGGATCTGCTTTTGTCTCTGACACAGACTCCGTTTGTGTTTCTCAGACAAGTTTCATTACTGACTTTCCCTTCTCCTGAAGGGGACTATATTTATTTTACTAGCATGCTGAAAATGTGTGTATGTGCTAAAGTAGCTTTAATCTTATACTGAAATAATAAAGAAACTGAGAAGTAAGAAGATATAACTAAGACTAACCCTTTGTCTTTAGACAACAATGGCTTTATCCTGCCTGTCTCCATCACTCTTTGTTTCCTGAGCATTATCATCTTCATGGCTGTCATTTACTATTTTAAGCTCCACAGTGAGAGGTATGTATGATAGCATGCTAAGGAAAGATTGTCTAGTGCTAGAAGAAATCTTTAAGTACTGTTTGTGTCTTGAAATCATATGATTCTGTCAGTCTGTGCTGCTATGAATAACTGAATTAACTACATCAAGTATTTCTATACTGCAGGCGCTGTGCATTGCACAGATCTTCACTGAAT is drawn from Accipiter gentilis chromosome 21, bAccGen1.1, whole genome shotgun sequence and contains these coding sequences:
- the CD200R1 gene encoding cell surface glycoprotein CD200 receptor 1 isoform X3: MKAGADMKIAGKTVCVFVLLTITKVMRTVGNNRVSATVGNRCVLTCPSKSNITMVTWKISPKVGGPCTLGYRADQNKTDRTNCSDSMNWKFRPDRDPALEIRQVGIDHEGNYTCEVVGTEGNFHKTYHLTVLVPPRLTMYCDDHGNPVCKAVAGKPAAQILWVLESNSTPKEEGHDNGTVTVLSTFTAYSTNVTNTTCIVSHEAGNQSMTIACHPPDNNGFILPVSITLCFLSIIIFMAVIYYFKLHSERLCLKTKPPETAPTHSPQDDTMEVEPYTTYVQKENVIYNSVSDLTAEQNLPQGLSPAT
- the CD200R1 gene encoding cell surface glycoprotein CD200 receptor 1 isoform X1, with protein sequence MTGSPQQAGWCKKPASPTDARATLKVVRKTTYTIVLLTITAVAGATGNNRVSATVGNRCVLTCPSKSNITMVTWKISPKVGGPCTLGYRADQNKTDRTNCSDSMNWKFRPDRDPALEIRQVGIDHEGNYTCEVVGTEGNFHKTYHLTVLVPPRLTMYCDDHGNPVCKAVAGKPAAQILWVLESNSTPKEEGHDNGTVTVLSTFTAYSTNVTNTTCIVSHEAGNQSMTIACHPPDNNGFILPVSITLCFLSIIIFMAVIYYFKLHSERLCLKTKPPETAPTHSPQDDTMEVEPYTTYVQKENVIYNSVSDLTAEQNLPQGLSPAT